The following coding sequences are from one Triticum dicoccoides isolate Atlit2015 ecotype Zavitan chromosome 4A, WEW_v2.0, whole genome shotgun sequence window:
- the LOC119287751 gene encoding mitogen-activated protein kinase kinase 2-like isoform X1 — translation MAQELKISLFTQCQYVVTCYQCFYVNGVISIALEYMDGGSLADFLKAVRTIPEAYLAAICKQVLKGLMYLHHEKRVIHRDLKPSNILINHRGEVKISDFGVSAIISSSSAQRDTFTGTFNYMAPERISGQKHGHLSDIWSLGLVMLECATGNFPYPPRESFYELLEAVVDQPSPSAPSDQFSPEFCSFISACIQKNAADRSSAQTLSAHPFLSMYDDLNIDLSDYFTTAGSPLATFKQIAL, via the exons ATGGCCCAGGAGTTGAAAATAAGCTTGTTTACACAGTGCCAGTATGTTGTCACGTGCTATCAGTGTTTCTATGTCAATGGTGTTATTTCTATTGCTTTGGAGTACATGGATGGTGGCTCTCTCGCTGATTTCCTCAAGGCTGTTAGAACCATTCCAGAGGCCTACCTGGCTGCAATTTGTAAGCAG GTGTTGAAAGGACTGATGTACTTGCATCATGAGAAGCGCGTTATACACCGAGATCTGAAACCATCGAATATATTGATAAATCATAGGGGTGAAGTAAAGATATCAGATTTTGGTGTTAGTGCCATCATTTCTAGTTCTTCTGCACAGCGAGATACATTTACTGGCACATTTAACTACATGGCG CCTGAAAGAATCAGTGGGCAGAAACATGGTCATCTGAGTGATATCTGGAGCTTGGGCCTAGTTATGCTGGAATGTGCCACTGGCAATTTCCCATATCCTCCTCGTGAAAGCTTTTATGAACTTCTTGAAGCTGTTGTCGACCAACCATCACCTTCTGCACCATCAGACCAGTTTTCACCAGAGTTCTGTTCATTCATTTCTGCTTG TATCCAAAAAAATGCTGCAGATAGGTCATCTGCCCAAACCCTATCA gctcatccATTCCTGAGCATGTACGACGACCTGAATATCGATCTGTCTGACTACTTCACGACTGCAGGATCACCTCTTGCCACCTTCAA GCAAATCGCGTTGTGA
- the LOC119287751 gene encoding mitogen-activated protein kinase kinase 1-like isoform X2 has product MSMVLFLLLWSTWMVALSLISSRLLEPFQRPTWLQFVLKGLMYLHHEKRVIHRDLKPSNILINHRGEVKISDFGVSAIISSSSAQRDTFTGTFNYMAPERISGQKHGHLSDIWSLGLVMLECATGNFPYPPRESFYELLEAVVDQPSPSAPSDQFSPEFCSFISACIQKNAADRSSAQTLSAHPFLSMYDDLNIDLSDYFTTAGSPLATFKQIAL; this is encoded by the exons ATGTCAATGGTGTTATTTCTATTGCTTTGGAGTACATGGATGGTGGCTCTCTCGCTGATTTCCTCAAGGCTGTTAGAACCATTCCAGAGGCCTACCTGGCTGCAATTT GTGTTGAAAGGACTGATGTACTTGCATCATGAGAAGCGCGTTATACACCGAGATCTGAAACCATCGAATATATTGATAAATCATAGGGGTGAAGTAAAGATATCAGATTTTGGTGTTAGTGCCATCATTTCTAGTTCTTCTGCACAGCGAGATACATTTACTGGCACATTTAACTACATGGCG CCTGAAAGAATCAGTGGGCAGAAACATGGTCATCTGAGTGATATCTGGAGCTTGGGCCTAGTTATGCTGGAATGTGCCACTGGCAATTTCCCATATCCTCCTCGTGAAAGCTTTTATGAACTTCTTGAAGCTGTTGTCGACCAACCATCACCTTCTGCACCATCAGACCAGTTTTCACCAGAGTTCTGTTCATTCATTTCTGCTTG TATCCAAAAAAATGCTGCAGATAGGTCATCTGCCCAAACCCTATCA gctcatccATTCCTGAGCATGTACGACGACCTGAATATCGATCTGTCTGACTACTTCACGACTGCAGGATCACCTCTTGCCACCTTCAA GCAAATCGCGTTGTGA